CTACAGTGAATCCATAGATTCTACTGAGTTTTCGAGAAACTTACTTTCGAGAACTACTCAGATGTAAACCAAGAAGTTAAACACTGTCACTACTGTAGTTACTGTACTGAATATACACTATTATCAGTATTTTACctaaactgtgtattttgttgtgttttatgtgtttgatTTGGCCACATTTTGTAATGATCCAGGgattcaataaaaacataataaaagatGTATTTATGGTGCTACCTGACTTAACATTTCTGAGATAACAAGTCAACACTTAAATGACACCAtcaaaggaaaaacaagacagaaatacTAAAGAGTTGATGAATCAGTTTTGTTATGACAATTTTTTCAGGACACCTGAGCGAAAGAGAAACAGGATCAGCAAGATGAAAAGGAAGGAGGGGATATAAAAGAGACAAAGTCTGGTACTTGGTGTGGAGTTCAGAGAGGTGAAGAGTGAAGATGAGTcgtaaaaacaaacagccatCACCCTGCAATGAACAGgacttgaaaagaaaatgtgtaagtttttttttttaccatctataatttttattatctgtAATTCTAACTAATAAATgctaataaaaacatatatatacatacatatatacatatgagagagagagctttaaaaaaactattgctgtgcagaaaatgtcaaaacgTGCAGAACAAATCACTACAATTTattgttaaaacatttgttcCCTCTGATCCTCCAGCCTGAGACAGGGAGCCCCGTCATCATTGCAATATCAGCTAAACTCGTGTTCACTGAGCAGAACATGAGCCCTGGCCCTGCCTTCAGCTTTGTCAAGGTCAGTGActgtggaggaaaaacacacactttaaaaccCAGTAGCATGTAGTGATTTAGCAGGAAGTGTTAATGAATGTATTCCAGTGAGCgttaacacagaaacactcattTGCACGTACATACTGTGaacttgtattatttttaatgtcatcaGTTTTGTTGTGTTCTCAGGCTCTGAAGGCAGTGAACGCTGAACTTAGAGAGCATTACCCTGAGAGTCAGGAGCTCTTTAAGGTCATACTCATTGATGACAACAGGTCAGACGAACTCAACAAGTCCATCAAAAAACACAGTATGTTACTGAAATACTACTTTTTCATCTGTATTGATAGCAGCTAAAATACTTTTATAGATAATGTCTTGTGAACAGAGACCTCATTCTGACCTGATTTTTTTTGCAGGGTTCAAAGGGCTAATTACTTGTGACATCATAAGTGGAGAGGATCTGATAAATAAACTGAAGGAAAACAACACCCATCTGTATCTGTCTGGATCAGAGGAAATGGTTAAAGAAGCGTTGAAGAATGGTAAGTGTAAATAAGAGAAACTGTGTATTATGGTGTATGGTACATATTGCTGAGCTGATAGAGAACTACCCAATAACACAGATAACATTAACCACAACTGTACATCAGACAACACTGTACATCTGTGTTGAATCTTTGTGTCTGTATCAGAAATAGCAGCTGCTGTGATGAAGACACCAGAAAAAATGGCAGAAGTGTCTGAGAGTGAGCTGCATATTGCCTTTGATGGTGATGCTGTCCTCTTCTCCAATGAGTCTGAAAGTGTTTACGCTTCTGAGGGACTGGAAGCGTTCTATAAAAACGAGAGGGAAAAAGTCAATGACCCAATGAAAGAGGTAATAACAGCTCACTTACACTTACTCTCAGAgtttcaaataaaagcaaaagctaATAGATTTCACTTTACATAGAGACCAGTCAGTGAACTTTTCCCAGTAGAAAGTAAAACAGGATTGAAATTGAAAGTGGTCAGACTTATTCTTCCTCCCCACATTAGGGGGCGACAGAGACCAACATGTGTTCAATTAAATTTGTTATGCAGCAACACAAGGACCAGTGATTAGTTACATTTGATGACTGTATTATTTTGTCATAGTCAAATGTAATAACTAAAGAGTTCATCAATACGTTTGATGACCAGTGCAGTTTTCCTCAACCAGCATCAATGAACTACACTATGTCCTCAGTGGCTTCTCTGTTTTATCACACTTTTACAACTCATTACACTTTTCTACACATCTAGTGTTCATAGATGTACTAATGATATAATATTGATGGAACAGTGATATAAACGTCATCTGCTATTTTCAGTGTTGTCttgttctccctctgtgtgcCTGCAACATGAATGTAAAGATGAAGTTGGACCAAAATAATTTCCCTTCATGTCACATCATTGCTGCTCTCCTCCCTTCTTTCCTCAGGGACCATTTAAAGGATTCCTGGAGGTTTTACTGAAACTGCAGAGGAAACTGCATGACAACTGCCCCATTCGTACCTACCTGGTGACATCTCGTGGAGGTGGCTGTCCTGGATTCAGAGCCTTAAACACTCTGCGTGACTGGGGTCTTGAGATTGATGAGGCTTTCTGTCTGGGGGGATCTAATAAAGGTCCCAAGCTGGAGACGATCAGGCCCCACGTCTTCTTCGATGACCAGGACAGTCATATCAAAGATGCACTGAAGTTTGGCATTGTGGGATGCCACGTCCCAAACCAATAACTAAGCAGTGGTTAACTGTGGGGAGTCAACAGCTGACTGTTATAATTGGTAGACAATTTTAAATTAGAATCATATGTATCATCATCTAACACAGTTGTACCAAACACATGATTCAAATCAATGTGTGATCATATGTTATCATGATGAATCTGATGGCAATGAATTTgaattaaaccaaaataaaatgcaggcaaaatattctttttgttgttactgtggTAGTAAATATTGAAATGTTCTGCAGAGTCCATAACATACATCTACCTGAATCAGCTGTTAGGGAGGAGAATTAGCAGGATCACAGACTGAGAAAAAGCGTAGcccaaatatttaaattttctagAATAACTTATGATAGTGAGAGATAGGTCACCATTATATCAGGAACATCAGAGAAACTaatcaattttatttcagtgtgcaCCTTCAAAACTGCGTTCAGGACAAAGGACCATCTTTATCAAATTATATTCTGGCCCTGCAGGTTCTGGTCGCTGTAATAAATAGTAACATGATCAATTTCCATTTAAAGTGCATAAAAAAGATGTCCCAACACACTGTACAATAAACCTAAATAACACAAACCCCCTGTAGATCCGGCCCTACTGATGATCATAGGGACCCAGGAGCTGGAGCATTGGTGCTTCTACGTTTTGTTACCAGAGGGGTGTCAACAAAGGACGTCACTGTAGATAACAGATCGTTAGATATCTGTCCAGGAGAACTTTTTACGTGTCTAATAATCgcgtttttctttttaatcactTAACTTATTATAATTTGCGCCGTTTCTATTGTTATTgctatttttaatgatttattctTCAAAAGTATATTTCTCTTGAGTTTGATGGGTCAAATTTAGCAGGACGGATGTAGACTACACTACCCAGGAGGGTTGTTAACAGTTACCGTGGTGATGGCGCCAGCTATTGCAGCAAACCAAACGTCAAGGCCTCATTTACGACAAACGACTGCCCCGGTAAATTGGGTGGCTAATATTAGCTGCTACATGATTAGCTTAAACTTGTTTTCAAGTAATGTAGGCCGGCTAATATTTAGCACAGGCTAACAGTAGCTTATGCTAAGTGAGCTAACGTTAAAGCGTTACCAGGACATTTAGCTATCAGCATCTTAAGTGTATGTATAATACAATGAGCAGTCATTGGTCCGTATGGCTACACTAACACCtttaatataaaacagacaCTGCCTAGTGACATTGTTTCTCATCCCTTTGCAGTTCCTCTTCAGGTCTAGTCCTCTGTAATCCCCTCTCACCTTCATTAAAAGTCAGTCTGACTCTGCACTAATGTCATTTTTGTGCCATTTTCAGATGCTGATGAAGGAAACAGGCCTTTGCTGTCTGTCACGACTGGTCTCACATAAGACAAGTATGTCAAATTTGTGCTCACAGGTGAGATCATATACTAGTAAGGATTTAGAAGATAGTGCCCTGTAATGTTAATGAAActgatgttaaataaaaacaagcatgCCTATGCCTAGTAATTTGGAGATCATGTTTTTTATAGGAAAATGAGACACGCAATGTTCATCGAGAGTCCAACACTAGATCTATATGTGAAACAAACTCGTTTCAGAGGGCTATGGACTGTTGGAGGAAGATGTTGATtcagatttaatttatttttatttattgttatatcATGTAAATGCATTTTAGGGACACCAAAATATCACCTCACAATTGAATAAATTGTACACAAGCAGACTTTTCAGCTGTGTCAAAATAAATGCTCCTTCATTTTTTGATTCATTAGAGTAGGTTTTTTTCAATTTGTCAACAGTAAATATATTCATCCTTCATGACTTTCATGTCATAGTCATGTTAGCCAGCaattcagcagctgctgcaccaattcctgcagctgctgctccaatacctccagctgctgctgtggcagctCCAGACACACCGGCTGCACCTGCAGTGAGATGACACCAGGTTATAAAgtcacaaagaaacacagagctCCTTATAAGTCATGATTCTACACAAGCCCTGTGCCATTAGGGACCATCTGTCAATAGCTGGCTCTGCTTAGCATTTGATTCTGAATTAATAGTCTCAATAtgtacagagaaacacagagctCCTTGTTTATAAGTCACAATCTACACATGTCCTGTCCTAagcttttatttgttcatcttGTGTTTATCTTTGCATGCAAAGTAAATGATGAGGTCTGTATGATTCTGACTCTCCTGTTTGCTCTTAGACGTTTATTGTTTGATCTTGTAATTagatttagttttagtttttccacGTACATTCTTTACAATTTATTGCTTGGGCCTTTGTGTGTCCATCTTCTCAGTTTTAAATGTGAGGTTCACATCCGTTTTAATCCTTGTTATTTTGACAGTAAAATTAATCTGAATTAATCAATAGACATCTGGTTCACCTGTGTACGGTGTTACCCAGATACAGCAGGACCTCACCTGACTGATATGTGATCACTTGATGTGATTTGATTTAGGGATCATCTGTCAATAGTTTTCCTCCTAGGGCTGTACAATTAATCGAATTTTGATTTGGATTTCAGGTCTcaacgatcacaaaaactatgtaatcgagAAAAAACGATTATTCCGTTTTCTaagttattttggcctgcgCTCTTAATAGCGCACATGCGCACTTTCGCCCGTCCAGACGCGTCAACCCTCTCAGATTATACTGAAACAAGTCGcgtatgtggtatctggtggcTTTTAACAATCAGCGCGAGTGAAGATGGCAggaagagagcagccacagaagtctttggtcaacaatAGGTAGAAGCAGTTCTGTTGTTTGGGAAGCAGTCATTGGAAGACGTTGTACAAGATTTTCTATGCGGTGGTGTCGGCATCGCTATTTATACATTcgaatatattttatattatttgttttaagaatgagttgttttgttcaataaatgcaacatatttccacGGTCAGTGGGTAATCGtgtaaaataatcgtgatttcagcaatgaccaaaataatcgtgattatgatttttttccataattgaacAGCCCTATTTCCTCCAGATCTCTCTTGGTCTGCTTcgcatttgtttttaaactaaCACAAATAATAAGTTGACCCTGGACAAACAATAAATCACTGCCACTTTCGTAGTCTCAATATAAACAGTAGTTTCACTGTATTTTGCAGTAATCGACCTTAGGATATATTCAAAACCATAATAAAATGTCTCAGTAAGGTCTTTACCCAATGACTGGAGAGTAGCCACCACACCTCCTGCTGCTATTCCACCTCCATTTGAAATTGCAGCGACTGACATCATTTTAGCAGCAATGGAGCTCGCTGCTATTCCTGCTTGGGTGAAGCCTATGGCCCCCAAAGCATAAGGGGCTGCAACCACTGCACCCACTCCAATCGCTGCACATGGCAGAGAGAGATCACACATGATAAAATGAGACAGTGTTCACTGACTTTAACAGAtgaaattttgtttaaaatgagttGAAAAAGTAAACAGTGACTCATAGGGTCTCTTTAAATGTCTTACCTCCTCCAACTACAGCTGTTGTCACTGAAAGACAAGAGCAAATGTCAATTTCATGTTATTTAATGATGACCCAGCTGGAGttatcaaagttttttttttaaatgattatcaTGAATTGGTTaaattaaatagaaatatagGCAGTTGTATGTGTTAATTTTAAAAGAACTACTGGTAAATCAGTATATTCAGAGAAACAGTGATACTCACCAGGGTCCATGTTTTAAAATGGTATGAGGAGCCTGAATTGGGCTGAGTAATTTATactgtgtgatgttttgttaAGGAGAAATGAAACTTATGGAGCAGAGCCCCTCCCTCCATGTGACTCTAAAATGTCTTAAACTAAAACGCAAAGTCAAACTTGCCTGACTGGCTTAGAGGGTCAGTTGTGCACAACCAGAGTGAGctcagttaaaagaaaaatatgtccGTTGATGTTGTCTTATGTTCCTGGAAAGATCTTATTTGCGGAATTTGTAGACAACTCGAGTTTAGAATCCTCAACTCAGCAGAGGTCCTCTTCATAAGAACAGCAACAATGGCCGTCACGCTGAGTATGGCCGCCCGCACTGCTCCTTCACTTCTCCTAATCCTGCTGTCAGGCACTATTTTACAGTTAACAGTTTTAGACACAATGTTCAGGAATCCCAGCTCCGGTTGGCACCATACGCAGAGGAGAGCACGCTAACCTCTCtccacacagcaaaaaaaaaaaaaaattacactttcACAGTGATAGGGTCACATCAACTAGAGGGTTGCTGTCACCTAGTGGTTGCCAACCGACATTATCTGATatagaataaataaagtaaataaaacatatcCTAACTGGGATGACTGTGTCTAATTCACTACAAGCAAATATAGTAAAGTCCTGAATTTTCATGAGATTTTATATTGTTGGATGACAGTAGCATTTCTATACCGCATAGTACATATTTGGCAATTTCCTATAATGACAAGGTGACCAACTGTAACTTAACCAATATTTTGGGTACGGTTACAAAAGCTCTTTAGTCACAGTAGTAATTCTAATACTAAAATTATAAACTGTGAGCACAgcataaaatactaaaataattaTTGTTGTCTATGAATTGTGaaatttactgttttacaacaatggcagaaaaaaaatcataaagcaGATGCCCAGTTACTTACTTGTGTCAGTTAAATGCTTTAATAgataattttttttacttttaagagAGAAAATTCCTCATTCCTTTTCAAAGTGGGAAAGCTAATAAATGATAATACAACAAGAATTGACAGGTTCCTGatacatatgcatatatatatatttatatgtgtgtgtgtttaaaaaggtATAATGACCCaataaaagtctttaaaaagcatttttctaTGCTATAGTTAAATGGATCTCAATCTAGTTAAATGGCTCAGTGTGAtggttgtaaaataaaaagaaataaaccatgtcaaaacaaaaggcaaagaTCCATCATtcatacccgcttattcctaaccagggtcatagggatctgctggagcctgtcccagctctctttcaggtggaaggcaagggtacaccctggataggtcaccagtccatcacagggccacacatagacacacaaccaTAGTCATtcctgtgggcaatttagagtcaccgatcaaCTTAACATGCATGTTGTGGATTaggggaggaaaccagagtaccctgagtaaacccacgcaaatATGAGAAGAACATACAAAtgccgggttgcgaacccacgaccttcttgctgtgaggcaacagtgttaaccagtCATCcaatatgtaaaataattaatatcCTAATTTTTTATTGGGcgtaattattataattaaatgATAGGCTTTTTCCAGAGTGTAATGTTTAgttaaaaagaattaaaatagtcatttatatttctataaaaCTCAAAGAAACGGTTTAGTTTTGTAAAATGGTTCACGTTGCTGTGACTTCCGAGCTCAGAAAAGTAAAATGCCCGATGGGTCTTGAAGGCAGCacccagcagcagacagtgaaTGAGGACATCAGTCAGCAGCTCCATGAAGAGTCATGCTTTCTCTCAAAGTTTTCATCATTCGGGTCAGAGTCAGCCATGTGTCGGACCAGTCAATGTTTTTACATGACCCTGTTTCAGTCGTCCTACTGATCTGCATGTCCAGAATTCACAAGAGTCTTCAAAAGTGGATCAACGCCAAATAAAAACGTATAAAGTTTCCAGCCAGCACTTCCGACACGCGTTGACGTCACGGCTGAACGTGACTTTGTCTTTACGTGACCCCGTCTCGACTCGGCGACGTCCTCTAACTTAGTTGACGTCATCGATCTCGGTGACGTCATTGATCAAAGGCTTTGTGGCAGCTGTTTACTCTGTGGTTACTGTCTGAGTTAGAAGATCCGTGAAGTTTGCTGTGTGTGGAAAGGTTTGGAAGCATTTAGCAAAAATGTCTGTCTCATTTTACAGCCCAAGTTCAGATGATGAAAGTGAGACAACTCTGGTTATGAAGCGTGATCTACTCTTTAGCGATTCCACTCGCTACCTGGTAATGGACATTATGGGAGAGGGAACTTACGGTCAGGTTGTCAAGTGCCTCAACTTAACTACAGGCAAGACCACAGCTGTTAAGATCCACAAACACGGTGATAGTGAAAGCATCCTATGGGAAATGGAGATGCTAGAAGCAATCAGGTCTCtggacactgagaaaaagaacatcTTAAAATTCATAGAAGGTTTTAAGAGTCATGACTACTCTTGTCTGGCATTTGAAATGCTGGACAAAAGCCTTTGGGACCTGATAGAAAAGGAGGGAAAGTCGCTGAGTCTTAATGAGATTCGCCCTGTGACTCAGCAGCTCATGGTTGCTTTTGAGGCCCTAAAGGATCTTGGCATAATGCACCTGGACTTGAAGCCTGATAACGTGATGCTTGTCAATCACAAGGATCAGCCATTCAGGATCAAGCTGATTGACTTTGGTCTGGCCCACCCAGTTGGGGTGTTGGAAGCTGGAGTGGAAATGCAAGCCGTTCCATACAGGGCTCCTGAAGTAATGCTGGGCCTCCCCTTGTCTGAAGCTGTTGATATATGGGGAGTGGGCTGCATCATGGGATTTATGTATTTTGGATTTCATCTGTTCCCTTTCAATTGTAAATATCAGTGGATGGCAGCTGTGCTGCATCTTCTGGGCCAGCCAGAGGAACACCAGCTGAGTGATGCAATGTACACCTGGAAGTATTTCAGCAGGGACCATGGTTCCACAACTCAAAGGTGGAGACTGAAGACGCGAGGGGAGTATGAGGATGCAACTGGTATTGAGCCAGATAATCGGAA
The nucleotide sequence above comes from Mastacembelus armatus chromosome 22, fMasArm1.2, whole genome shotgun sequence. Encoded proteins:
- the LOC113132474 gene encoding interferon alpha-inducible protein 27, mitochondrial-like, giving the protein MDPVTTAVVGGAIGVGAVVAAPYALGAIGFTQAGIAASSIAAKMMSVAAISNGGGIAAGGVVATLQSLGAAGVSGAATAAAGGIGAAAAGIGAAAAELLANMTMT
- the LOC113131261 gene encoding cytosolic 5'-nucleotidase 1A-like, with the translated sequence MSRKNKQPSPCNEQDLKRKCPETGSPVIIAISAKLVFTEQNMSPGPAFSFVKALKAVNAELREHYPESQELFKVILIDDNRSDELNKSIKKHRFKGLITCDIISGEDLINKLKENNTHLYLSGSEEMVKEALKNEIAAAVMKTPEKMAEVSESELHIAFDGDAVLFSNESESVYASEGLEAFYKNEREKVNDPMKEGPFKGFLEVLLKLQRKLHDNCPIRTYLVTSRGGGCPGFRALNTLRDWGLEIDEAFCLGGSNKGPKLETIRPHVFFDDQDSHIKDALKFGIVGCHVPNQ